In Halobacteriovorax sp. HLS, one DNA window encodes the following:
- a CDS encoding ChaN family lipoprotein, translated as MTKLISFLLFFTLLTSTQAATLEEVYTSTKESLILIGESHKDDVSRQKVRESLSAFKEAGGEILALEMIESHKQYLLDNFEANLDGSQSMLSEYLTKRWQYNTESYMQLISEARRLDLRLIAIDLDKTQWPRETTVYPVIPDISKVRAAREAHMSEVLCEYKEVKTIVLIGSFHTYKRFLPSALESSCAMESASIILKDLLKSVFLTNYTNFLM; from the coding sequence ATGACAAAATTAATATCGTTCTTACTCTTTTTCACACTACTTACTTCCACTCAAGCGGCTACGCTAGAAGAAGTTTATACAAGTACAAAAGAGAGTCTCATCCTTATTGGTGAATCACATAAAGATGATGTCTCAAGACAAAAGGTTAGGGAGTCATTAAGTGCGTTTAAAGAGGCCGGTGGAGAAATTCTTGCTCTAGAGATGATTGAGTCTCACAAGCAATATCTACTAGATAATTTTGAAGCTAATCTAGATGGATCTCAGAGTATGTTAAGTGAGTATCTAACAAAGAGATGGCAATACAATACTGAGAGCTACATGCAGCTAATATCTGAAGCTCGAAGACTTGATCTTAGACTAATTGCAATTGACCTTGATAAAACTCAATGGCCTAGAGAGACAACTGTGTATCCAGTCATACCTGATATTTCAAAGGTTCGCGCTGCTCGAGAGGCGCATATGTCAGAAGTACTTTGCGAATATAAAGAAGTAAAGACTATCGTGCTCATAGGCTCGTTTCATACTTATAAGAGATTTCTACCAAGTGCTCTTGAGTCGAGCTGCGCAATGGAAAGTGCCAGTATTATCTTAAAAGATCTTCTAAAGTCAGTATTTTTAACTAATTACACAAATTTTCTAATGTAA
- the asd gene encoding aspartate-semialdehyde dehydrogenase, translating into MKKVGFVGWRGMVGSVLMGRMQELNDFSSIDSTFFSTSQSGQAAPEYVTNKTLQDANSIAELSKMDIILTCQGGDYTSAIHPKLRESGWNGYWIDAASTLRMKENSVIILDPVNRKVIDQAIDSGVKDFIGGNCTVSLMMMALGGLFENDAIEWLTSMTYQAASGGGARHMKELLTQMNTLGQTFTGMDQDQASDILEVDRIITETMNSKSMDTTCFSAPLGGSLIPWIDSPVDLGQTKEEWKGVSETNKILGRNQDNLIPVDGTCVRVGTMRCHSQAFTIKLKKDLSIEEIEKMISSHNDWVKVIPNNPEATRTALTPAAVSGNLEIPIGRLRKMNLGDRYLNAFTCGDQLLWGAAEPVRRMLNILVN; encoded by the coding sequence ATGAAAAAAGTAGGATTTGTTGGCTGGAGAGGAATGGTTGGATCAGTATTGATGGGAAGAATGCAGGAATTAAATGATTTTTCTAGCATTGACTCAACATTCTTTTCTACTTCTCAAAGTGGGCAAGCTGCACCTGAATATGTAACCAATAAGACACTGCAAGATGCAAATAGTATTGCTGAACTCTCAAAGATGGATATTATCCTCACTTGCCAAGGGGGAGACTACACTAGTGCAATTCATCCAAAACTTAGAGAGTCTGGGTGGAATGGTTACTGGATTGATGCTGCTAGTACTCTTAGAATGAAAGAAAATAGCGTTATTATTTTAGATCCAGTTAATAGAAAGGTTATTGATCAGGCAATAGATAGTGGAGTGAAAGACTTTATTGGTGGTAACTGCACAGTCTCACTTATGATGATGGCCTTAGGCGGTTTATTTGAAAATGACGCAATCGAATGGCTCACGAGTATGACTTATCAAGCGGCATCTGGTGGTGGTGCCAGACATATGAAAGAGCTACTAACTCAAATGAATACTCTAGGGCAGACATTTACTGGAATGGATCAAGATCAGGCCTCAGATATTTTAGAAGTAGATAGAATTATCACAGAAACAATGAATTCAAAATCAATGGACACAACTTGCTTTAGTGCACCTTTAGGTGGAAGTCTAATCCCTTGGATCGACTCACCAGTAGATCTTGGACAAACAAAGGAAGAATGGAAAGGCGTCAGCGAAACAAATAAAATCCTAGGTAGAAATCAAGACAATCTTATTCCAGTCGACGGAACGTGTGTACGCGTAGGAACAATGAGATGCCATTCTCAGGCCTTTACTATTAAACTTAAAAAAGATCTTTCAATTGAAGAAATTGAAAAAATGATTAGCTCTCACAATGACTGGGTAAAGGTTATTCCAAATAACCCTGAGGCCACTCGAACTGCACTTACTCCTGCAGCAGTAAGTGGAAATTTAGAAATTCCAATCGGTCGCCTTAGAAAAATGAACCTAGGGGATAGATATTTAAATGCATTCACTTGTGGAGACCAGCTTCTATGGGGAGCAGCAGAACCAGTTCGAAGAATGTTAAATATTTTAGTTAACTAA
- the lysC gene encoding lysine-sensitive aspartokinase 3, translating to MESIIVAKFGGSSMADATAMKRSAGVAKNHHANIVVVSATYGTTNKLIKLSELAQSSDWESCEEIIADIREKHLSIAKDLEIENLEEIEGLLNEVETLSRGIFLLRDCSLKAFDAIQSLGERMSSVLFTRALDVEWADQRKVKNFDIRKIMRTDDQFGKASPLIDEIASLSDTHLIDCKYDNLTYVTQGFIGQTEDGHTTTLGRGGSDYSAALIAEGIGADILQIWTDVAGIATTDPRIVPSAKLMNEITFSEAAELATFGAKILHPTTLTPALRKNISVYVGSSYEPNAHGTWIKQSCEESPLIRAMAIRNDQSLLTISTPKMLHTHGFLYEIFKIFNNHKISVDSVTTSEISVALTIDDSTLLNKKLIRELEELATVKVEENLSLVSLIGNNINHTSGLGSRIFKALGDINVRMICLGASRHNFCFLVEEDQAANAVIKLHDHFIGE from the coding sequence GTGGAATCAATTATTGTTGCGAAATTTGGTGGAAGCTCTATGGCAGATGCTACGGCCATGAAAAGATCGGCCGGTGTGGCCAAGAATCACCATGCGAATATAGTCGTTGTCTCAGCAACATATGGTACAACTAATAAACTTATTAAACTCTCAGAGCTTGCTCAAAGTTCAGACTGGGAAAGTTGTGAAGAGATTATTGCTGATATCAGAGAAAAGCACTTAAGCATCGCAAAAGACCTTGAAATTGAGAACCTAGAAGAGATTGAAGGTCTTCTAAATGAAGTAGAAACCCTTTCTAGAGGAATCTTTCTTTTGCGTGACTGTTCTTTAAAAGCTTTTGATGCGATTCAATCTTTAGGCGAGAGGATGTCCTCGGTTCTCTTTACTCGGGCACTAGATGTTGAATGGGCAGATCAAAGAAAAGTTAAGAATTTTGATATTAGAAAGATAATGAGAACTGATGATCAGTTTGGAAAAGCGTCTCCACTTATTGATGAAATTGCTTCTTTAAGTGACACTCATTTGATTGATTGTAAGTATGATAATTTAACTTACGTGACTCAAGGATTTATAGGACAAACAGAAGACGGACATACAACAACGTTAGGTCGTGGGGGAAGTGATTATAGTGCTGCTCTTATCGCAGAAGGCATCGGTGCCGACATTCTCCAAATTTGGACCGATGTAGCGGGAATTGCAACTACAGACCCAAGAATAGTTCCTAGTGCAAAGCTGATGAATGAAATAACATTCTCCGAAGCGGCCGAGCTAGCAACTTTTGGTGCAAAGATCCTTCACCCTACGACTTTAACTCCTGCACTTAGAAAGAATATTTCTGTCTATGTTGGTTCTAGTTATGAACCTAATGCTCATGGAACTTGGATTAAACAATCATGTGAAGAGTCTCCACTTATTAGGGCCATGGCCATACGAAATGATCAGAGTCTATTAACTATATCGACACCGAAGATGCTTCATACTCACGGTTTTCTCTATGAAATATTTAAAATTTTTAATAATCATAAGATTAGTGTAGACAGCGTTACCACTTCAGAAATCTCAGTAGCGTTAACAATTGATGATTCCACTCTATTAAACAAGAAATTGATAAGAGAATTAGAAGAATTGGCGACTGTAAAAGTTGAGGAAAACCTTTCATTAGTATCTCTAATAGGTAACAATATAAACCATACAAGTGGTTTAGGTAGTAGAATTTTTAAAGCACTAGGCGACATAAATGTTCGTATGATTTGTCTCGGTGCTTCAAGACATAATTTCTGCTTCTTAGTAGAGGAAGATCAAGCGGCAAATGCTGTAATAAAACTCCATGACCACTTTATTGGAGAGTAA
- a CDS encoding 4-hydroxy-tetrahydrodipicolinate reductase — MKFAVIGKGKTGSHVIELLKQKSCHYEIFDSKNSPTAKKLKKFDVAICFVNGPVFESLIPTLIDSRISVVTGATGLDFSQELSGQIKSAGVKWIKASNFSIGMNLVHKMISDCLSKASKLFDEYSFNIHEVHHTKKLDAPSGTAIKWQDWSGEKFDITHERIGDVVGDHTITLSTKNEKISLRHEALDRSIFASGALKACELLSEVEPGLHDFEDITLNKLLN; from the coding sequence TTGAAATTTGCAGTTATTGGTAAAGGTAAAACAGGTAGTCATGTAATAGAGCTTCTTAAGCAGAAATCATGTCATTATGAGATTTTTGATTCTAAGAACTCCCCTACTGCCAAAAAACTTAAAAAATTTGACGTGGCCATTTGCTTTGTAAATGGACCCGTCTTTGAATCTCTAATCCCTACTCTTATTGATTCGAGGATTTCTGTTGTAACTGGCGCTACAGGGCTAGACTTTTCTCAAGAGCTATCAGGTCAAATTAAGAGCGCTGGAGTAAAGTGGATTAAGGCATCAAATTTTTCGATTGGAATGAATTTAGTGCACAAGATGATTAGCGATTGTCTATCAAAGGCCTCAAAACTCTTTGATGAATATAGCTTTAATATTCATGAAGTTCACCATACGAAGAAATTAGATGCTCCTAGTGGAACGGCCATTAAATGGCAAGATTGGAGTGGAGAGAAATTCGATATAACTCATGAAAGAATTGGTGATGTGGTTGGCGATCATACGATTACACTCAGTACTAAGAATGAAAAAATTTCTCTAAGACATGAGGCCTTAGACAGAAGTATCTTCGCAAGTGGTGCCCTTAAGGCATGTGAGCTTCTCTCTGAAGTTGAACCAGGTCTTCATGACTTTGAAGACATTACTCTTAACAAATTATTAAATTAA
- the dapA gene encoding 4-hydroxy-tetrahydrodipicolinate synthase has translation MHLNDYKLWTAVITPMTSEGEVHYEDLTRVLRDQDEARNGLLILGSTGEALNLDMDESKKILEHTLSLGLKSPIMVGVGGINLKETKKWVNYLETLKVDAYLLVTPLYAKPGTQGQYHWFKELMDLSSRPCMLYNVPSRTGIKMSFEAVTMLKDHKNLWSIKEASGSTEDFSKYVQAAPKALVYSGDDALLSDFAPLGCKGLVSVASNVWPKQTNKYVEMALNSTLKEKSLWAECSNTLFIASNPIPVKALMAHDKQISTAVLREPLTDKDLSSIEELVSSHSKINEWYNTVK, from the coding sequence ATGCATTTAAATGACTATAAATTATGGACAGCAGTAATCACACCAATGACTAGTGAAGGTGAAGTTCATTATGAAGATTTAACGAGAGTACTTCGCGATCAAGATGAAGCAAGAAATGGTTTACTTATTTTAGGAAGTACGGGAGAGGCCCTCAATTTAGATATGGATGAGTCTAAGAAAATCTTAGAACACACTCTTTCTTTAGGACTTAAATCTCCGATCATGGTTGGAGTTGGTGGAATCAATCTAAAAGAAACTAAGAAGTGGGTTAATTACCTTGAAACTCTTAAAGTTGATGCTTATCTGCTAGTCACACCTCTTTATGCAAAACCTGGAACTCAAGGACAATATCACTGGTTTAAAGAGTTAATGGACTTAAGTTCTAGACCGTGCATGCTCTATAATGTTCCTAGTAGAACTGGGATCAAAATGAGTTTTGAAGCAGTCACTATGCTCAAAGACCATAAGAACTTATGGTCCATAAAGGAAGCGTCTGGATCAACTGAAGACTTTTCTAAATATGTTCAGGCCGCACCTAAGGCCCTAGTCTACTCTGGTGACGATGCACTATTGTCTGATTTTGCTCCACTTGGTTGTAAAGGCCTAGTTTCTGTTGCATCAAATGTTTGGCCTAAGCAAACTAATAAGTACGTTGAAATGGCGCTTAACTCTACACTGAAAGAGAAATCACTTTGGGCCGAGTGTTCAAATACATTATTTATCGCTTCAAATCCAATTCCAGTTAAGGCATTAATGGCACATGATAAGCAAATTTCTACTGCTGTTTTGAGAGAGCCTTTAACTGATAAAGATCTCTCAAGTATTGAAGAGCTAGTAAGTTCACACTCAAAAATAAACGAATGGTATAACACAGTTAAATAA
- a CDS encoding 2,3,4,5-tetrahydropyridine-2,6-dicarboxylate N-succinyltransferase, whose translation MTDLNWKEAFDLLEKGEIRAASKIDGVWQANVAVKQAILSSFKDGTLTDFAHENYPGFVDKHNLPPRSFTPENGVRMVPGGSSVRRGSYVAKGVIIMPPAYINVGAYVDEGTMVDSHALVGSCAQIGKNVHLSAGVQIGGVLEPVGLAPVIIEDNAFIGAGAVIVEGIQVLKGAVIAPGVILSKGVPVFDCVNERMLERGEAIPENAIVVPGSRPVNEKLSWAKDMGLSMNCAMIVKYRDEKSEASLELEQFLR comes from the coding sequence ATGACAGATTTAAATTGGAAAGAGGCCTTTGATCTACTTGAAAAAGGCGAAATAAGAGCAGCGTCTAAAATCGACGGTGTTTGGCAAGCAAATGTAGCCGTTAAGCAGGCGATTCTTTCATCATTCAAAGATGGAACTTTAACAGATTTTGCTCATGAGAATTACCCAGGTTTTGTAGATAAGCACAACCTTCCTCCAAGAAGTTTTACTCCTGAAAATGGAGTTCGTATGGTTCCTGGTGGATCATCAGTACGTCGTGGATCTTACGTTGCAAAAGGTGTCATTATCATGCCTCCTGCATATATAAATGTTGGTGCTTATGTAGATGAAGGAACTATGGTTGATTCACACGCACTAGTTGGATCATGTGCACAAATTGGAAAGAATGTTCACTTATCTGCTGGGGTCCAAATTGGTGGTGTACTAGAGCCAGTTGGTCTTGCTCCAGTTATTATTGAAGATAATGCATTCATTGGTGCTGGTGCAGTCATTGTTGAAGGAATCCAAGTTTTAAAAGGAGCAGTAATCGCTCCAGGTGTGATTCTTTCAAAAGGTGTTCCAGTATTTGACTGTGTTAATGAAAGAATGCTTGAGCGTGGAGAAGCTATTCCGGAAAACGCAATTGTTGTTCCAGGTTCGCGTCCAGTGAATGAAAAACTTTCTTGGGCAAAAGACATGGGACTAAGTATGAATTGTGCAATGATAGTGAAATATCGTGATGAGAAAAGTGAAGCTTCACTAGAGTTAGAACAATTTCTAAGGTAA
- a CDS encoding PLP-dependent decarboxylase has translation MFLNPEHKEQLKRVIKRLDSSFYFYDLDGLKSHLTYMRDQKDDSLKLWYACKANPMSAILKIFRNLGFGLDVASQGELEQVLSSGIVPENILSTGPSKSRKYLRSMIRNEVDVVVLESLNQAYWLSEIAQELGARPKVLLRVQLAWDEGKSVLGGDDITPFGLDAPEWKKIDMSRCEQLDFQGFHVFQWGNILDLGKLEHIWTKTIISLQELSADLNIEMKVIDLGGGLGIPYTKEEKEIDFKDVNSLLVKLKKEYKLDIIWMELGRYCTGPYGYYLSQVIDRKTVRGKELLVLDGGINHLARPALTNQSFPCELFRDSNAQTTEFTVHGPLCTALDKLGTFQLPDDVDEGDWLVFSQAGAYGFTEAMPFFLCHNLPAEVILYNGDMMTPRTIKSSSDWLI, from the coding sequence ATGTTTTTAAATCCAGAACATAAAGAGCAATTAAAACGAGTGATTAAGAGATTAGACTCTTCTTTTTACTTTTATGATCTGGATGGTTTAAAGAGTCATCTTACTTATATGAGAGATCAAAAGGATGACTCTCTCAAACTTTGGTATGCCTGCAAGGCAAATCCCATGTCGGCAATATTAAAGATTTTTAGAAATCTTGGCTTTGGCCTAGATGTCGCTAGTCAAGGTGAATTAGAGCAAGTTTTAAGCTCTGGCATTGTTCCAGAAAATATCCTTTCAACTGGCCCTAGTAAATCTCGAAAGTATCTACGTTCAATGATTAGAAATGAAGTGGATGTTGTCGTTCTTGAGAGTTTAAATCAAGCTTATTGGCTATCTGAAATAGCACAAGAGTTAGGTGCAAGACCAAAAGTTCTACTCAGAGTTCAACTGGCATGGGACGAAGGTAAGTCTGTTCTAGGTGGAGATGATATAACACCTTTTGGTCTAGATGCTCCTGAGTGGAAAAAGATAGACATGTCTCGCTGCGAGCAGCTTGATTTTCAAGGTTTTCATGTATTCCAATGGGGAAATATTTTAGATTTAGGAAAACTCGAGCATATTTGGACTAAAACGATTATTTCCTTGCAAGAGCTTTCTGCTGATTTAAATATTGAGATGAAAGTTATCGACCTTGGTGGTGGACTTGGAATTCCTTATACTAAAGAAGAGAAAGAAATTGATTTCAAAGATGTAAACTCTCTACTTGTTAAGCTTAAAAAAGAATATAAATTAGATATTATCTGGATGGAACTTGGAAGATATTGTACAGGTCCTTATGGGTATTATTTATCGCAAGTAATTGACAGAAAAACTGTTCGAGGAAAAGAGCTACTTGTTCTTGATGGCGGAATAAATCATCTGGCACGGCCAGCACTTACTAATCAAAGCTTCCCGTGCGAATTATTTAGAGATAGTAATGCCCAAACAACAGAGTTTACAGTGCATGGACCACTTTGTACTGCTCTAGATAAACTTGGAACCTTTCAGCTACCAGATGATGTCGATGAAGGAGATTGGCTTGTATTTTCTCAGGCCGGTGCCTATGGCTTCACTGAGGCCATGCCATTTTTTCTCTGCCATAATTTACCAGCAGAAGTTATCCTCTATAATGGAGATATGATGACTCCAAGGACAATAAAGTCCTCATCAGATTGGTTAATCTAA
- a CDS encoding succinylglutamate desuccinylase/aspartoacylase family protein, with protein MNKVSKTLIPIHELPSGDTLKLSVIDIKGPQKGPKCYIQASVHGAEHQGNAVIFQMLKYLESQEIKGSIRIVPMANPAAINSKMGTYTHGRFNPNTGDNWNRLYCDYTKDKKAEITQFAQNSFDSDNLEIAKEYKKLLSRLLIEKKNEILSYGPKHNGILNLELQNLSLNADYVLDLHTGPIATRYLYVPQYLEQRCDDLNFPHNLIIPNEFAGAMDEACFTPWINLKQAFKDLDFEYHIPFESYTVELGSEERISLEEAQLDLRHILHYLYKRGVVTSDVETPNNSVKKCLLSDYKTYYAPVGGLYEFNFRPGQVVKKGQNLATIVQLNNYLSDKEVISYVVAKRDCIVINHYASSSVASGSELIQVMENIY; from the coding sequence ATGAATAAAGTTTCTAAAACTCTCATCCCTATCCATGAACTTCCAAGCGGAGATACGTTAAAACTTAGTGTCATCGACATTAAAGGCCCACAAAAAGGACCTAAGTGCTATATCCAAGCTAGTGTTCATGGAGCTGAACATCAAGGAAATGCGGTAATTTTTCAAATGTTAAAGTATTTAGAGTCCCAAGAAATTAAGGGTTCTATTCGAATCGTCCCAATGGCCAACCCCGCTGCAATAAATTCAAAAATGGGAACCTATACTCACGGAAGATTTAATCCTAATACGGGTGATAATTGGAATCGATTATATTGTGACTATACGAAAGATAAAAAAGCAGAAATTACTCAATTTGCACAGAATAGTTTTGATAGTGATAATTTAGAAATAGCTAAGGAATATAAGAAGCTACTTTCAAGACTTTTAATTGAAAAGAAAAATGAAATTCTCTCCTACGGGCCAAAGCATAATGGTATTTTGAATCTTGAGTTACAAAATCTATCTTTAAACGCTGACTATGTTCTAGATCTACACACAGGTCCAATTGCTACTCGCTACTTATATGTCCCTCAATACTTAGAACAAAGATGTGATGATTTAAACTTCCCCCACAACCTCATTATTCCAAACGAATTTGCAGGTGCTATGGATGAGGCCTGCTTCACTCCTTGGATAAACTTAAAACAAGCATTCAAAGATTTAGACTTTGAATATCATATTCCATTTGAATCTTATACGGTTGAACTTGGTTCAGAAGAGCGAATATCTCTAGAAGAGGCCCAATTAGATCTAAGACATATCCTTCACTATCTCTATAAAAGAGGAGTTGTAACAAGTGATGTTGAGACGCCAAACAATAGTGTTAAGAAATGTTTATTAAGCGATTATAAGACTTACTACGCACCTGTAGGCGGTCTCTATGAGTTTAACTTTAGACCAGGACAAGTTGTTAAGAAGGGACAGAATTTAGCAACTATTGTCCAGCTTAATAATTACCTATCTGATAAAGAAGTTATCAGTTATGTAGTAGCTAAGCGAGATTGCATTGTAATTAATCACTACGCAAGTAGCAGTGTTGCTAGTGGTAGTGAACTGATTCAGGTCATGGAAAATATTTATTAA
- a CDS encoding ABC transporter substrate-binding protein, whose product MKLLFYGLIFLFNFNTFGYEVRVATVEWPPYVTGKKSAEGSSVEIIRNAYAKVGHSVKLVFLPWARAINYMKSGKIDAIMPIYKTKDREDFMYFSNSFQRSDLLLYKNTKSKIKYSSLKDLEGLSIGLVNGYKNIPYIDNSTTLKKTFVTKDLSNLKMLARSHVDVVCVDSEVAKQLIAENRSSLEGKIEPLYPALDSKELFIAFSIKAKGSKKMLKDFNHGLSLLK is encoded by the coding sequence ATGAAATTACTGTTCTATGGACTGATCTTTTTATTCAATTTTAATACCTTCGGCTATGAAGTAAGAGTGGCAACTGTTGAATGGCCCCCTTATGTAACTGGAAAGAAATCTGCGGAAGGATCTAGTGTAGAAATTATTCGCAATGCCTATGCAAAAGTCGGTCACTCAGTAAAACTTGTCTTTCTTCCTTGGGCCAGGGCCATAAATTATATGAAGTCTGGGAAAATAGACGCTATCATGCCTATCTATAAAACCAAAGATCGCGAAGATTTTATGTACTTCTCTAATTCTTTCCAACGAAGTGATCTTCTCTTATATAAGAATACCAAGTCTAAAATTAAGTACTCATCTTTAAAAGACTTAGAAGGGCTGAGTATTGGGCTCGTAAATGGATACAAGAATATTCCCTATATTGATAACTCAACAACTCTGAAAAAAACGTTTGTTACTAAAGATTTATCTAATCTCAAAATGCTTGCTCGCTCACATGTTGATGTCGTTTGCGTAGACAGTGAGGTTGCCAAACAACTGATAGCTGAAAATAGATCCTCCTTAGAAGGAAAGATTGAACCACTTTATCCTGCACTGGATTCAAAAGAGCTCTTTATTGCATTTTCAATAAAAGCAAAGGGTTCGAAAAAGATGCTAAAAGACTTTAACCACGGACTTTCTCTTCTTAAGTGA
- a CDS encoding DUF3419 family protein: MVKKYFSDLNYTIGNEDTQMEFEIIQKTKPKNILTIAGSGSRALPLLHKGVQNLYCVDVSRPQLFLTELRKETIKKLSHHDYLAFWGFPPYAAYDYSIKRREIFEGLELSYDCEAYFNKVFAEVKWGSILYLGKWERTFAVFAKIVQKILGKNFDQVFKYHNLSDQIHYYNNDFPLKKWKIILFLLGNKSVFNALLYKGDFIKMNQPQSHFEYYFEAFERLLTHSRARDSFFLNLCFFGKLNHEDANTIETREDCYEIMQKALNANSLVHFLNHDLLSASNKVDKGTIDYISLSDVPSYFSGDLEKNYLQELKPCLKKGAILVLRSYLRVPESNLDGFVDVTPKYSEILAKEKVQMYIVQVFEYLG; this comes from the coding sequence ATGGTAAAGAAATACTTTTCAGATTTAAATTATACAATTGGAAATGAAGATACTCAGATGGAATTTGAGATCATTCAGAAAACCAAACCAAAGAATATTTTAACTATTGCTGGATCTGGAAGTAGAGCATTACCTCTACTTCATAAAGGTGTTCAAAATCTTTACTGTGTAGATGTTTCAAGACCACAACTCTTTCTCACTGAACTTAGAAAAGAAACTATAAAAAAACTCTCTCATCACGACTATCTAGCGTTTTGGGGATTTCCTCCATACGCTGCCTATGATTACTCAATCAAGAGGCGAGAGATCTTTGAAGGGCTTGAGTTGTCTTATGACTGTGAAGCGTACTTTAATAAAGTATTCGCAGAGGTTAAGTGGGGCAGCATTCTTTATCTAGGAAAATGGGAGAGAACCTTTGCAGTTTTTGCTAAGATTGTTCAAAAAATTCTAGGAAAGAACTTTGACCAAGTATTTAAATATCATAATTTATCTGACCAGATTCACTATTATAATAATGATTTTCCATTAAAGAAGTGGAAGATTATACTCTTCTTACTTGGTAATAAGAGTGTATTCAATGCTCTCTTATACAAAGGTGATTTCATTAAAATGAATCAACCACAGAGTCATTTTGAATACTATTTTGAGGCGTTTGAGAGACTATTAACTCACTCAAGAGCAAGAGATAGTTTCTTTTTGAATCTTTGCTTCTTTGGAAAATTAAATCATGAAGATGCAAATACAATTGAGACAAGAGAGGACTGTTACGAGATTATGCAAAAGGCCTTGAATGCTAACTCACTAGTCCATTTCCTAAATCACGACTTACTATCGGCCTCTAATAAAGTTGATAAAGGTACAATAGACTATATAAGCCTAAGTGATGTTCCAAGCTATTTCTCTGGTGATCTTGAAAAAAACTATCTGCAAGAGCTAAAACCTTGTCTTAAAAAAGGCGCGATACTTGTTTTAAGAAGCTACCTTCGTGTGCCAGAAAGTAACTTGGATGGCTTTGTTGATGTCACTCCAAAGTACTCGGAGATTTTGGCCAAAGAGAAAGTTCAAATGTACATAGTTCAGGTATTTGAATATTTAGGTTGA
- a CDS encoding SDR family oxidoreductase, producing MKILITGATGYLGKNLIGPLSKSHDHLYLLVRKRSLLAAKKLYGHLENITFVKGDLTNPDLLDEVDTNLMDSIESIIHMGAFYDLQGDHKSCFLQNVLGTQNVTFFARLCKNLKVFHYVSTIAVSGDHRGNFLESDFDISQSFSNPYAETKYEAERLVRKCSKDFKIRIYRPGIIIGHSKTGEFDKVDGPYYFWKTLSKFTKLLPSLLKLPIMPLPLVENSTIPLISVDHASQMMLKSIEGTSDEQLECYHLVDKEPVLVRDLIEFSLSKFKIKAKVLAISNHPLIEKSFDTLGLPKEIIHYMTVKVNYDTANAREKLALSEHQSFSEYQDIIIDRAICRFKGGK from the coding sequence ATGAAAATCTTAATAACTGGTGCTACCGGTTATTTAGGGAAAAATCTTATTGGGCCCTTATCAAAGAGTCATGATCACTTATATCTTTTAGTCAGAAAAAGAAGCCTACTTGCTGCAAAAAAACTCTACGGACATTTAGAAAATATAACTTTTGTAAAAGGTGATTTAACTAATCCTGACTTACTTGATGAAGTAGATACTAATTTAATGGATTCAATCGAGTCCATTATTCATATGGGAGCTTTCTATGATTTGCAAGGTGATCACAAATCTTGCTTTCTACAAAATGTCTTAGGAACTCAGAATGTAACTTTCTTCGCAAGACTGTGTAAGAATTTAAAAGTCTTTCACTATGTGAGTACAATCGCTGTAAGTGGAGATCATAGAGGTAATTTTCTAGAATCTGACTTCGATATTTCTCAATCTTTTTCTAACCCTTATGCTGAAACCAAATACGAAGCGGAAAGACTAGTAAGAAAATGTAGCAAAGACTTTAAGATTAGAATTTATAGACCAGGTATTATTATTGGTCATAGTAAAACAGGGGAGTTCGATAAGGTCGATGGGCCGTACTACTTTTGGAAGACACTTTCTAAGTTCACTAAACTTCTACCTTCTTTATTAAAGTTACCAATTATGCCACTTCCACTTGTTGAGAATTCTACTATTCCTTTAATAAGCGTAGATCATGCCTCTCAGATGATGCTTAAGTCAATTGAAGGCACTTCGGATGAGCAGCTAGAGTGCTATCACCTTGTAGATAAAGAGCCTGTTTTAGTGAGAGACTTAATTGAATTTAGTCTTTCAAAATTTAAAATTAAAGCAAAGGTCTTAGCGATAAGTAATCATCCACTTATCGAAAAGAGTTTTGATACACTAGGTTTACCAAAAGAGATTATTCACTATATGACGGTTAAAGTTAATTATGATACAGCTAATGCCCGCGAGAAACTAGCTCTAAGCGAGCATCAAAGTTTTAGTGAATACCAAGATATTATAATTGATCGTGCCATTTGTCGCTTCAAGGGGGGCAAATGA